Proteins from one Chroococcidiopsis sp. CCMEE 29 genomic window:
- a CDS encoding DUF4330 domain-containing protein: MKILDSQGRLFGKVSILDLGAALVILLVLVGIFFFPGTSGSVAQVGTTTKPVEIDLIVRGLNVRDPQQLFEQGLKAGGKTNVIIRNQPHGQIAVKAVKLLPRTTLVPQPDGSVRELPDPRGNLFNTDMLLTLDGKAQITKNGPVIGNSKLKIGVPVELEGFNYNFNSSVIDIRLKD; this comes from the coding sequence ATGAAGATTTTGGATTCTCAAGGGCGTTTGTTCGGCAAGGTAAGCATCCTCGACTTAGGAGCAGCTTTGGTAATTCTGCTGGTTCTAGTAGGCATCTTTTTCTTTCCCGGCACCTCTGGTTCAGTTGCCCAAGTTGGTACTACTACCAAACCAGTTGAGATTGACTTAATTGTCCGAGGTCTGAATGTGCGCGACCCTCAACAGTTATTCGAGCAAGGGCTGAAGGCAGGCGGTAAAACCAACGTAATTATCCGTAATCAACCCCACGGTCAGATTGCCGTTAAAGCCGTCAAACTGCTGCCTCGAACTACACTTGTCCCCCAACCAGATGGCTCAGTCCGAGAGTTGCCCGATCCAAGGGGCAACTTGTTTAATACAGATATGCTTTTGACCTTAGACGGCAAAGCTCAAATTACAAAAAATGGTCCAGTAATCGGCAACAGCAAACTCAAAATTGGTGTTCCCGTTGAGCTTGAAGGCTTTAACTACAACTTTAACTCTTCCGTTATCGACATCAGGCTCAAAGATTAG
- a CDS encoding M48 family metallopeptidase, with amino-acid sequence MFNLFSFFSRRHQHRWLYPLLSLIVAFGIFVGSLQPSQALPWFDLLIRGVQVIQLSNVSDKEEIQLGRQINQQLVSREFQLYRNESVNRYVDQIGQRLAARSDRSNIPYTFQVVNNKSVNAFATAGGFVYVTTGLMTTADNEAQLASVLAHEIGHISNRHLIQQMRQTAIAGGVATAAGVDRNRAVQIGVDLALRRPNSRQDEFEADQTGLRTLGRAGYAESAMVAFMEKLLKQGRSAPSFLSTHPATGDRITALRREIDPQKADGDGLNNAAYKANIRPLLS; translated from the coding sequence ATGTTTAACCTTTTCTCTTTTTTCTCCCGTCGTCATCAGCATCGCTGGCTTTATCCGTTGCTGTCGCTGATAGTGGCGTTCGGCATTTTTGTGGGTTCGCTCCAGCCCTCGCAGGCATTACCCTGGTTTGACTTACTGATTCGAGGAGTACAGGTAATTCAACTATCCAACGTTTCCGATAAAGAGGAAATCCAGCTAGGCAGGCAAATTAATCAGCAGTTGGTTAGTCGTGAATTTCAGCTTTATCGCAATGAAAGTGTAAATCGTTACGTCGATCAAATTGGACAGCGGTTGGCAGCAAGGAGCGATCGCTCCAATATCCCGTATACGTTTCAGGTGGTTAACAATAAAAGTGTCAATGCCTTTGCCACAGCGGGAGGCTTTGTCTATGTCACCACTGGCTTGATGACAACCGCAGACAACGAGGCGCAGTTGGCTAGCGTCTTAGCCCATGAAATTGGTCATATTTCCAATCGGCATTTGATCCAGCAGATGCGGCAAACAGCGATCGCGGGTGGTGTTGCCACAGCGGCTGGGGTAGACCGGAACAGGGCGGTTCAGATTGGTGTAGATTTGGCACTGCGCCGTCCTAACAGTCGCCAAGATGAATTTGAAGCCGATCAAACAGGATTAAGAACCTTGGGACGCGCTGGTTATGCTGAGTCTGCGATGGTTGCTTTTATGGAAAAGCTACTTAAACAAGGGCGCTCAGCTCCCAGCTTTTTGAGTACCCACCCTGCCACAGGCGATCGTATTACCGCTCTCAGACGTGAAATTGACCCCCAAAAGGCGGATGGTGATGGGTTAAACAATGCTGCCTACAAAGCGAACATTCGACCTTTATTGAGCTAA
- a CDS encoding metallophosphoesterase family protein: MSEASYRRIVIGDVHGYYDGLMLLLEAIAPGSDDQVYFLGDLIDRGPQSSQVVDFVQQSSYYCLLGNHEQMLIDVLSRRVSSQVRHAWLYSGGYETLNSYKKATVPEHHLEWLLSLPTHLDLGDIWLVHAGIDPRIPLAEQTAEQFCWVREEFHSMRQPYFPNKLIVVGHTITFTLPGVRPGELAQGQGWLDIDTGAYHRKSGFLTGLDLTNRLVYQVDVFDKSIRTLPLEEVVTRVDPARVVAR, translated from the coding sequence ATGAGCGAAGCGAGTTATCGTCGCATTGTTATTGGAGATGTACATGGTTACTATGATGGCCTCATGCTCTTACTAGAGGCGATCGCTCCTGGCTCAGACGATCAAGTGTACTTCCTGGGAGACTTAATTGATCGAGGACCACAGAGTAGCCAGGTTGTGGATTTTGTCCAGCAAAGTTCTTACTACTGTCTGCTGGGAAATCATGAACAAATGCTAATTGACGTACTCAGTAGGCGCGTTTCTAGCCAAGTCAGGCACGCTTGGCTCTACAGTGGGGGATATGAGACTTTAAACAGTTACAAAAAAGCCACTGTTCCCGAACATCACCTAGAATGGCTGCTAAGCTTGCCAACCCACCTGGACTTGGGTGATATCTGGTTGGTTCATGCTGGTATTGACCCCAGAATTCCGTTGGCAGAACAAACTGCCGAGCAGTTTTGCTGGGTACGGGAAGAATTCCACAGTATGCGTCAGCCTTATTTCCCCAATAAGCTGATCGTCGTTGGTCACACTATTACCTTTACCCTACCAGGCGTTCGCCCTGGGGAACTCGCCCAAGGGCAGGGCTGGCTCGACATTGACACGGGGGCTTATCACCGCAAAAGTGGCTTCCTGACTGGACTAGACCTCACGAATCGTCTGGTATACCAAGTAGATGTCTTTGATAAATCGATCCGCACCCTGCCATTGGAAGAAGTTGTGACGCGGGTTGACCCCGCGCGGGTAGTGGCTCGGTAG
- a CDS encoding GNAT family N-acetyltransferase, producing MKAEYRNFLIRDWEKSDRAAAAEVISSVLVEYGLGWEPAGADRDVLEVEECYLSTGGEFWVIEHQGQLVGTGGYYPVVRGEKAVEIRKMYLLPAARGQGLGKFLLQKLEQAITARRFQQIWIETASVLVEAIKLYESSGYQPETGVETARCDRIYVKTV from the coding sequence ATGAAAGCTGAGTATAGGAATTTTTTGATTCGTGACTGGGAGAAGAGCGATCGCGCTGCGGCTGCCGAGGTTATTAGTTCTGTGTTGGTAGAATATGGTTTAGGTTGGGAGCCAGCGGGAGCAGACCGAGATGTTTTAGAAGTGGAAGAGTGTTATCTATCTACTGGAGGAGAGTTTTGGGTAATTGAACATCAAGGTCAATTGGTAGGGACGGGGGGATACTACCCTGTAGTGCGGGGGGAAAAAGCGGTAGAAATCCGAAAAATGTACCTCTTGCCAGCTGCAAGGGGACAGGGATTAGGTAAATTTTTGTTACAAAAACTAGAACAGGCGATCACAGCCAGGCGTTTCCAGCAAATTTGGATTGAAACCGCCAGTGTTTTGGTTGAGGCGATCAAGCTTTACGAAAGTAGCGGCTACCAACCAGAAACAGGCGTAGAGACAGCACGGTGCGATCGCATTTATGTCAAAACAGTGTAG
- a CDS encoding NAD(P)H-quinone oxidoreductase subunit J: MAEESKPVPASEQTDNAEASQLVEVGKVSRWLTENGFEHEAMELDRKGVEIIKVDRNYLLPLATALYAYGFNYLQCQCGYDSGPGQDLVSMYHLIKLSDNADRPEELRVKVFLPREDPKVPSVYWIWKTADWQERESYDMFGIIYEGHPNLKRLLMPEDWVGWPLRKDYVSPDFYELQDAY, translated from the coding sequence GTGGCTGAAGAATCTAAACCTGTACCCGCATCGGAGCAAACTGACAATGCAGAAGCATCCCAGCTAGTAGAAGTTGGTAAGGTTTCTCGGTGGTTGACCGAAAATGGTTTTGAGCATGAAGCAATGGAGCTAGATCGTAAGGGAGTTGAGATCATTAAGGTTGATCGCAACTACCTACTCCCCCTTGCAACAGCGCTCTATGCCTATGGGTTTAACTATCTCCAGTGTCAATGTGGCTATGATTCTGGTCCAGGACAGGATTTAGTCAGTATGTATCACCTGATTAAACTGAGTGATAACGCCGATCGCCCAGAAGAGTTGCGAGTCAAGGTTTTCCTACCAAGGGAAGACCCGAAAGTGCCTTCAGTGTACTGGATTTGGAAGACAGCAGACTGGCAAGAGCGTGAATCCTACGATATGTTCGGCATCATCTACGAAGGACACCCAAACTTGAAGCGACTTTTGATGCCAGAAGATTGGGTAGGTTGGCCTTTACGGAAGGATTATGTCTCACCTGACTTCTATGAGTTGCAGGACGCTTATTAG
- the ndhK gene encoding photosynthetic/respiratory NAD(P)H-quinone oxidoreductase subunit K: MVLNNMTNQDTALAEQQGRIINPIERPTVTQDLSENVILTTVDDLYNWSRLSSLWPLLFGTACCFIEFAALIGSRFDFDRFGLIPRSSPRQADLIITAGTITMKMAPQLVRLYEQMPDPKYVIAMGACTITGGMFSVDSPTAVRGVDKLIPVDVYLPGCPPRPEAIIDAIIKLRKKIANESMQERSQIKQTHRYYSSTHNMKVVESILTGQYLQSDTRQAPSKELMEAMGMPIPTALESAEKEEMRRG, from the coding sequence ATGGTCTTAAATAATATGACGAACCAAGACACTGCCTTGGCAGAGCAACAAGGACGCATCATTAACCCGATTGAGCGTCCTACTGTCACACAAGACCTTTCTGAGAACGTTATCCTCACCACAGTTGATGACCTCTACAACTGGTCTAGGCTTTCCAGCTTGTGGCCCCTACTGTTTGGCACTGCCTGCTGCTTTATTGAATTTGCCGCGCTGATTGGCTCGCGATTTGACTTTGACCGTTTTGGTCTGATTCCCCGTTCTAGCCCCCGCCAAGCCGATTTAATCATTACAGCGGGGACGATCACTATGAAGATGGCACCCCAGCTAGTACGGCTCTATGAACAGATGCCAGACCCAAAGTATGTAATTGCTATGGGGGCTTGCACAATTACTGGCGGTATGTTCAGCGTTGATTCGCCGACTGCTGTTCGAGGTGTAGACAAATTAATTCCTGTAGATGTATACTTGCCCGGTTGTCCGCCCCGTCCAGAAGCGATTATCGACGCGATCATCAAGCTGCGGAAGAAGATTGCGAATGAGTCGATGCAGGAGCGGAGTCAGATTAAGCAAACACATCGTTATTACAGCTCCACTCACAACATGAAGGTTGTGGAGTCAATCTTGACTGGACAATATTTGCAGTCAGACACTCGTCAAGCACCGTCCAAGGAATTGATGGAAGCAATGGGAATGCCAATACCAACCGCTTTGGAATCGGCAGAAAAGGAGGAGATGCGCCGTGGCTGA
- the ndhC gene encoding photosynthetic/respiratory NAD(P)H-quinone oxidoreductase subunit C, which yields MFVLSGYEYLLGFLLICSLVPALALSASKLLRPSGRNPERRTTYESGMEPIGGAWIQFNIRYYMFALVFVIFDVETVFLYPWAVAFHTLGLLAFVEALIFIAILVVALVYAWRKGALEWS from the coding sequence GTGTTTGTCCTCAGCGGCTACGAGTACTTACTAGGCTTCTTGTTAATCTGTAGCCTAGTACCTGCACTTGCTCTTTCGGCGTCCAAGCTTCTCAGACCTAGTGGTCGCAACCCGGAACGTCGCACCACCTACGAATCAGGCATGGAACCGATTGGCGGTGCCTGGATTCAGTTCAATATCCGCTACTACATGTTTGCCTTGGTCTTCGTCATTTTTGATGTAGAGACTGTATTTCTATATCCCTGGGCAGTCGCCTTCCACACCCTCGGATTGTTGGCATTTGTTGAAGCCCTGATTTTTATTGCAATTCTTGTTGTTGCCCTTGTTTATGCATGGCGTAAAGGAGCTTTGGAATGGTCTTAA
- a CDS encoding rubredoxin, which produces MSEPAVDTQMLDRHECRVCGYVYEPAQGDSKYPVSPGTPFEQLPSAWRCPVCGARTAQFTNIGPTGKASGFQENLNYGLGVNKLTPLQKNILIFGGLALAFLFFLSLYGLQ; this is translated from the coding sequence ATGAGCGAACCAGCTGTTGACACCCAAATGCTAGACCGCCACGAATGTCGTGTCTGTGGTTATGTTTATGAACCGGCTCAGGGAGACAGCAAGTATCCCGTTTCCCCCGGAACACCGTTTGAACAACTGCCGTCCGCTTGGCGTTGTCCGGTTTGTGGTGCTAGAACCGCTCAGTTCACAAATATTGGTCCCACGGGGAAAGCCTCTGGCTTTCAAGAAAATCTCAACTATGGTTTAGGTGTTAACAAACTAACGCCGCTCCAGAAGAATATATTGATTTTTGGTGGCTTGGCACTTGCATTTTTATTTTTCCTTAGTCTCTACGGATTACAATGA